From the Gemmatimonadales bacterium genome, the window GGGATCTGCACGGGGAACGCCCGGGCGCCGAGCTTCTGGCGGATCTCCGCCACCACGTTGTCGAAGTCCGCGCCGGTGCGGTCCATCTTGTTGACGAAGGCGATGCGCGGCACCGCGTACTTGTCGGCCTGGCGCCACACCGTCTCGGACTGGGGCTCCACGCCGCCCACCGCGCAGAACACCGCGATGGCGCCGTCCAGCACCCGCAGCGAGCGCTCGACCTCGATCGTGAAATCCACGTGGCCGGGCGTGTCGATGATGTTCACCTGGTACAGCTGCCCGTCCCGCTTCCACTCGGTGGTGGTCGCGGCCGACGTGATCGTGATGCCCCGCTCCTGCTCCTGCTCCATCCAGTCCATCGTGGCCGTACCGTCGTCCACCTCACCCAGCTTGTAGGTGCGGCCCGTGTAGTAGAGGATGCGCTCGGTCGTGGTCGTCTTCCCGGCATCGATGTGCGCCATGATGCCGATGTTCCGCACGCGCTCGAGTGGTGTGTTCCGTGCCATAGACTCCCGACGTCCAGTCAAGAAAAACGCGGGGCGACCGTTCGCGCATCGAGCGCAGGTCTCGCTCCGCCGTCGTCCGAACGTTCCGGACGGGGGCCGCTTAAGCAGCGACCCTATCTTGTTCGCGCTAAGGGTTTACCACCGGTAATGGGCGAACGCCTTGTTCGCTTCGGCCATCCGGTGGGTGTCTTCCTTCTTCTTGATCGTGTTGCCCTCGCCCTTCGACGCCGACACCAGCTCGTTGGCCAGCCGGTCGGACATCGTCTTCTCCCCCCGCGAGCGGCTATAGTCGATCAGCCACCGCATCGCCAGGGCGGTGCGCCGCTCGGGCCGCACCTCCACCGGGACCTGGTACGTCGCGCCGCCGACCCGCCGGCTCTTCACCTCGACCACCGGCTTGGCGTTGCTCAGCGCCTGCTTGAACACGTTGACGCCGGGCTGCCCGGTGCGCTGCTCGATCAGGTCCATCGCCGAGTAGAAGATCGACTCGGCCACCGACTTCTTGCCCCGCCGCATCAGGTTGCAGATGAACTTCGACACCGTCTGGCTGTCGTAGCGCGGGTCCGCCGGGACCGCGCGCCGCACCGTCCGCGGCCGCCGGCTCACTTGGCCGCCTTGGGCGCCTTCGCCCCGTACTTCGAGCGGCTCTTCTTGCGCTCGCCCACCCCCGCGGCGTCCAGCGTGCCCCGGATGATGTGGTAGCGCACCCCCGGCAGGTCCTTCACCCGGCCGCCCCGGATCAGGACGATCGAGTGCTCCTGCAGATTGTGGCCTTCGCCGGGGATGTAGGCCGTGACTTCGAACCCGTTGGTGAGTCGGACGCGGGCGACCTTGCGGAGCGCGGAGTTCGGCTTCTTCGGCGTGGTGGTGTACACTCGCGTGCACACCCCGCGCTTCTGCGGGTTCCCCCGGAGCGCAGGCGCCTTCTCCTTGGATTCCACCGATCGCCGGCCCGCCCGGACCAGCTGATTGATCGTCGGCATAGCCCCCAGCACACAGCACAAGAATAAACGGGCGGCCCACTTCGGCCGCAGACATGAAAAGGTAGCGGGGACGCCAAAAGGGGTCAAGGGAGCGGTCGCGGGCGCGCTCCCCTCCCCCGCACGCACCGAGCCCCGCCCCGGACGACCGGGACGGGGCTCGGCTTCAACGAGACCGGCGGCGGGCTAGCGCAGCCGCTTGATCTCGACCCGCATGTTCTGCAGCCGCCCCGCACGGGTCCGGTTGGTGGCGATGGGATGCTGCGACCCGTACCCGACCGCCG encodes:
- the rpsG gene encoding 30S ribosomal protein S7 is translated as MSRRPRTVRRAVPADPRYDSQTVSKFICNLMRRGKKSVAESIFYSAMDLIEQRTGQPGVNVFKQALSNAKPVVEVKSRRVGGATYQVPVEVRPERRTALAMRWLIDYSRSRGEKTMSDRLANELVSASKGEGNTIKKKEDTHRMAEANKAFAHYRW
- the rpsL gene encoding 30S ribosomal protein S12, encoding MPTINQLVRAGRRSVESKEKAPALRGNPQKRGVCTRVYTTTPKKPNSALRKVARVRLTNGFEVTAYIPGEGHNLQEHSIVLIRGGRVKDLPGVRYHIIRGTLDAAGVGERKKSRSKYGAKAPKAAK